The following coding sequences are from one Caminibacter pacificus window:
- a CDS encoding SagB/ThcOx family dehydrogenase — MNALEYHLRTRHFPNRFAKSLGYLDWENQPSPYKSYFEAEQIPLKKITPPKKTYEKLYLKNEPNPINLETIALMLRYSLAINAQKVYGPSSWYVRVNPSSGNLHPEETYIIFKNGVYHFNVKNFSLELLAKSDKNIIENGFLIILNSIPLRESWKYGERALRYCLLDSGHAIAALRFSTNLLGWNMKKARIEKEYFLSKFNFHQNEEEIFEAAFFVFEDKIPDIDLKILKNLEFKTAYSPLSKEKVRWEIIFESAKKLKDETKSEFIKKDISFLPSAFDAYEIIDNRRSALGFKQKYLPKNDFLDILDKTLHRKIPPFDVEITANLIDFLIFVNRVEGIESGIYYFDRKKAKLSLIEKGDFSQSAKFINCVQDLGSDSAFTINMIAPIPTNENYKSIMFESGMIGHILYLEAEAKGVRGCGIGCFFDDLITKEILNDEKKIATYGFSVGVPLIDERIIKL; from the coding sequence ATGAACGCTTTGGAATATCACCTTAGAACAAGACATTTCCCAAACAGATTTGCAAAATCATTAGGATATCTTGATTGGGAAAACCAACCAAGCCCTTATAAAAGCTACTTTGAAGCCGAGCAAATCCCGCTGAAAAAAATAACTCCTCCCAAAAAAACATATGAAAAACTATACCTAAAAAACGAGCCCAATCCCATAAATTTAGAAACAATCGCCTTAATGCTTAGATATTCTTTGGCTATAAACGCACAAAAAGTATACGGTCCCAGCAGCTGGTACGTAAGAGTTAATCCCTCAAGCGGAAATTTGCACCCCGAAGAGACATATATAATTTTTAAAAACGGCGTTTACCATTTCAACGTCAAAAATTTCTCACTCGAACTTTTGGCAAAAAGCGACAAAAATATAATTGAAAACGGATTTTTAATTATCTTAAATTCGATACCGCTTAGAGAATCTTGGAAATACGGCGAAAGAGCTCTTAGATATTGCCTGCTTGACAGCGGTCATGCTATTGCGGCTTTGAGATTTTCTACCAATCTGCTCGGGTGGAATATGAAAAAGGCTCGAATTGAAAAAGAGTATTTTTTATCGAAATTTAATTTTCATCAAAACGAAGAAGAGATATTCGAAGCGGCGTTTTTCGTTTTTGAAGATAAAATACCCGATATCGATTTAAAGATACTGAAAAACCTTGAATTCAAAACCGCTTATTCTCCTCTCTCAAAAGAAAAAGTCAGATGGGAGATTATTTTTGAGAGTGCTAAGAAACTAAAAGACGAAACGAAAAGCGAATTTATAAAAAAAGACATCTCATTTTTACCGAGTGCTTTTGACGCTTATGAGATTATCGATAATAGAAGAAGCGCACTTGGATTCAAACAAAAATACCTCCCAAAAAACGACTTTTTAGATATTTTGGATAAAACCCTTCATAGAAAAATACCACCTTTTGATGTGGAAATTACCGCAAACTTGATAGATTTTCTTATATTCGTAAATAGAGTCGAGGGAATTGAAAGCGGAATTTATTATTTTGATAGAAAAAAAGCAAAACTCTCCTTAATCGAAAAAGGAGATTTTTCTCAAAGCGCAAAATTTATAAACTGCGTGCAGGATTTAGGAAGCGATAGTGCTTTTACAATCAATATGATAGCCCCGATTCCTACAAACGAAAATTATAAGTCGATAATGTTCGAATCGGGCATGATAGGACACATTTTGTATCTCGAAGCGGAAGCAAAAGGTGTTAGGGGTTGCGGTATCGGGTGTTTTTTTGACGACTTGATTACAAAAGAGATATTAAATGATGAAAAGAAAATAGCAACTTACGGATTTAGCGTAGGAGTGCCGTTGATTGACGAGAGGATTATAAAACTATAA
- a CDS encoding CTP synthase — protein sequence MTKYIFVTGGVLSSLGKGITSASIATLLQHSGFKVSMVKIDPYINVDPGTMSPFEHGEVFVTEDGAETDLDIGNYERFLNKNLSKKNNFTTGQVYLSVIEKERRGDYLGKTVQIIPHITDEIKRRIKEVGEEVDIVVVELGGTVGDIEGLPFLEAVRQLKQEVGRRNAMFVHVTLIPYIKAAGELKTKPTQHSVQELRRIGITPHMLVCRTEKPLPKALKEKLADSCDIERDAVIEAVDAPTVYQVPLNFLNQNILEPISRQLDLGELHPDMSEWNYLVKKIISPQKEVKIAFVGKYLQLKESYKSLIEALIHSGAHLDMKVNIEWVDSEELEKLSEEEVSKKFEEVSGILVAGGFGERGVEGKLRAIKYARENKIPYLGICLGMQLAVIEFARNVLGLKYANSQEFDPDTSEPVVYLIDEFIDASGQKQIRTHKSPLGGTMRLGGYECLIKPGTKLHEAYKTDKVIERHRHRYEVNSNYEKDLEKHGMIISGKSKEGLIEAVELKEHPWFVAVQFHPEFTNKLKSPNKVIMSFVENAYKCQKSC from the coding sequence ATGACTAAATATATTTTTGTAACCGGAGGAGTCTTAAGCTCCCTTGGAAAAGGTATTACGTCCGCGTCTATCGCAACTCTTTTGCAACATAGCGGTTTTAAGGTTTCCATGGTAAAAATCGACCCGTATATTAACGTTGACCCGGGGACTATGTCTCCATTTGAGCACGGAGAAGTTTTCGTTACCGAAGACGGGGCCGAGACTGACCTTGATATAGGAAATTACGAGAGATTTTTGAATAAAAACTTAAGCAAAAAAAACAATTTCACTACAGGACAAGTCTATTTAAGCGTTATTGAAAAAGAAAGAAGAGGTGATTATTTAGGAAAAACGGTACAAATTATCCCTCATATCACCGATGAGATTAAAAGAAGAATCAAAGAAGTCGGAGAAGAAGTAGATATCGTAGTAGTGGAACTCGGAGGTACTGTCGGAGATATCGAAGGGCTTCCGTTTTTAGAGGCTGTAAGACAGCTAAAACAAGAAGTCGGCAGAAGAAACGCAATGTTCGTTCACGTGACATTAATTCCTTATATAAAAGCGGCTGGCGAGCTAAAAACGAAACCTACCCAACACAGCGTTCAAGAGCTTAGAAGAATAGGTATCACTCCTCATATGCTCGTTTGCAGAACCGAAAAACCTCTGCCAAAAGCTCTAAAAGAAAAACTTGCGGATAGTTGCGATATCGAAAGAGACGCGGTAATCGAAGCCGTGGACGCTCCTACAGTTTATCAGGTGCCTTTGAATTTCTTAAATCAAAATATTTTAGAACCAATATCAAGACAGCTTGATTTGGGTGAACTTCATCCTGATATGAGCGAGTGGAATTATTTGGTTAAAAAAATTATCTCTCCTCAAAAAGAGGTAAAAATCGCATTCGTAGGAAAATATCTTCAACTTAAAGAATCTTATAAATCCCTTATCGAAGCGTTGATTCACAGCGGCGCTCATCTTGATATGAAAGTTAATATCGAGTGGGTGGATAGCGAAGAGCTTGAAAAATTAAGCGAAGAGGAAGTTTCTAAAAAATTCGAAGAAGTAAGCGGAATTTTGGTAGCCGGAGGATTTGGCGAAAGAGGTGTGGAAGGTAAGCTTAGAGCTATTAAATATGCAAGAGAAAATAAAATCCCGTATCTTGGAATCTGTCTTGGAATGCAGCTTGCGGTGATTGAATTTGCAAGAAACGTATTGGGATTAAAATATGCGAACTCTCAAGAATTCGACCCTGATACGAGCGAGCCGGTTGTTTATTTGATAGACGAGTTTATCGATGCAAGCGGACAAAAACAGATTCGTACGCACAAATCTCCTCTTGGCGGGACAATGAGGCTTGGAGGATATGAGTGTTTGATTAAGCCGGGTACGAAACTTCACGAAGCGTATAAAACTGACAAAGTGATAGAAAGACATCGCCACAGATACGAAGTGAATTCAAATTACGAAAAAGATTTGGAAAAACACGGAATGATTATCAGCGGAAAAAGTAAAGAGGGTCTTATAGAAGCGGTTGAACTTAAAGAACATCCTTGGTTTGTTGCGGTTCAATTCCACCCTGAATTTACTAATAAACTAAAAAGCCCTAATAAAGTGATTATGTCGTTTGTTGAAAATGCTTATAAGTGTCAAAAAAGCTGTTAA
- the rpsU gene encoding 30S ribosomal protein S21, with translation MPGIVVHPGEDFESAYRKFKRQVDRNLIVVEVRKRRFYEPPSERRKKEKIATRKKILRKLWMLRRYESRL, from the coding sequence GTGCCAGGAATCGTAGTACATCCAGGAGAAGATTTCGAATCTGCTTACAGAAAGTTCAAAAGACAAGTTGACAGAAACTTAATCGTAGTTGAAGTTAGAAAAAGAAGATTTTACGAGCCGCCAAGCGAAAGACGTAAAAAAGAAAAAATCGCTACTCGTAAGAAAATCCTTAGAAAACTTTGGATGCTTAGAAGATACGAAAGCAGATTATAA
- a CDS encoding YidB family protein, giving the protein MNEQIINMVVGALQSKLGVDADKIKAGVSALFSNGFDIQKLVSSFSGGDLGSVISSWVGSGSNKSIDANGIKQLFGEDKLKEFASHVGVDEHKAADALKDVVPDVVDKMTPDGDDILSQLGGLGDIAKKLF; this is encoded by the coding sequence ATGAACGAACAAATTATCAATATGGTAGTAGGGGCTTTGCAAAGCAAACTCGGAGTTGACGCTGATAAGATAAAAGCAGGTGTCAGCGCTCTATTTTCAAACGGATTTGATATTCAAAAATTGGTATCTTCTTTTTCAGGCGGAGATTTGGGCTCTGTTATCTCTTCTTGGGTTGGAAGCGGAAGCAATAAATCTATCGATGCGAATGGAATCAAACAGCTTTTCGGAGAAGACAAACTAAAAGAATTTGCTTCTCACGTAGGAGTAGACGAGCACAAAGCGGCGGATGCTTTAAAAGATGTCGTTCCTGATGTCGTTGATAAAATGACTCCGGATGGAGATGATATTCTTTCGCAATTAGGAGGACTTGGGGATATAGCTAAAAAACTATTTTAA
- a CDS encoding thioredoxin domain-containing protein — protein sequence MRFLIFLLIGVFSMANHLINSDSPYLLQHKDNPVDWYPWGEEAFLKAKKENKLIFLSIGYSTCHWCHVMERESFENEEIADILNKYYVSIKVDREEMPDIDKYYQKVYQLMHRRAGGWPLTIIMTPDKKPFYSATYLPPHYSQLGPGLKEILLSIAKDWRENPQKIKEIADNFEEFYKNRKSEVKKEDINKLIIAKILKQIDEEFDFTYGGIKGAPKFPMESTLDLMIDVYMITKDEKVKKALDITLTKMAKGGIFDQIEGGFYRYSVDSKWEVPHFEKMLYNNANLPIVYLRWYQLTKNPLYKEVAFRSLDEMIKRFRDENGLFFSASNADSEGIEGKYFVYTYDEVKSAFEIFDNANELMEYFGIKKYGNFNGKNNPTIHGEKPHNYKEALEVLKKIRSKREFPFIDTKKITAWNAMMISALFKASEFDEKYQKTARKTLDKLLEIMYEKKLYHSYNKQEKNKKEALLEDYAYLIKALIDAYEHTYEKRYLDFANKLAKESLKFKKESWYMNEAKNIEADYSDSSYASSLGVLANDFYDLALLNYSFEYLNLAREIIKNGGYYINNYPLFYPSITKAALKDIYKEYVITSKKPLFDYEFDYPYILWKEGEDYEICVVDRCLKRSSSLDELLEGIR from the coding sequence ATGAGATTTTTAATTTTTTTATTGATAGGAGTTTTTAGTATGGCAAATCATTTGATAAACAGCGACAGCCCGTATCTTTTACAGCACAAAGATAATCCGGTTGATTGGTATCCGTGGGGGGAAGAGGCGTTTTTGAAAGCGAAAAAAGAGAATAAACTTATTTTTTTAAGCATAGGATATTCTACTTGTCATTGGTGTCACGTTATGGAAAGAGAAAGCTTTGAAAACGAAGAAATTGCCGATATTTTGAATAAATATTACGTATCGATTAAGGTCGATAGAGAAGAGATGCCCGATATTGACAAATATTATCAAAAAGTCTATCAGCTTATGCATAGGCGAGCGGGCGGGTGGCCTCTTACGATTATTATGACGCCTGATAAAAAACCTTTTTATTCCGCGACATATTTGCCGCCTCACTATTCGCAACTTGGTCCCGGATTAAAAGAGATACTTCTTTCAATCGCTAAAGATTGGAGGGAAAATCCTCAAAAAATAAAAGAAATTGCGGATAATTTCGAAGAGTTTTATAAAAACCGAAAAAGCGAAGTGAAAAAGGAAGATATTAACAAACTCATTATCGCAAAAATCTTAAAACAGATAGACGAGGAGTTTGACTTTACATATGGAGGTATTAAGGGAGCGCCTAAGTTTCCGATGGAGAGTACTCTTGATTTGATGATAGACGTTTATATGATTACGAAAGATGAAAAGGTAAAAAAAGCACTTGATATTACGCTTACTAAAATGGCAAAAGGCGGGATTTTCGATCAAATCGAGGGAGGTTTTTATAGATATAGCGTAGATAGTAAATGGGAGGTGCCTCATTTTGAAAAAATGCTTTATAACAACGCAAATTTGCCTATTGTGTATCTTAGGTGGTATCAACTGACGAAAAATCCTCTTTATAAAGAGGTCGCCTTTAGAAGTTTGGATGAGATGATAAAGAGATTCAGGGATGAAAACGGACTTTTTTTCAGTGCGAGCAATGCGGATAGCGAGGGAATTGAGGGGAAATATTTCGTCTATACTTATGATGAGGTGAAAAGTGCCTTTGAAATATTTGATAATGCAAATGAACTTATGGAGTATTTCGGAATCAAAAAATACGGAAACTTCAACGGAAAAAACAATCCTACAATTCACGGAGAAAAACCTCATAACTACAAAGAAGCGCTTGAAGTTTTGAAAAAAATAAGAAGCAAAAGAGAATTCCCTTTTATCGATACGAAAAAGATAACGGCTTGGAATGCCATGATGATAAGCGCGTTGTTTAAAGCGTCCGAATTTGATGAAAAATACCAAAAAACTGCACGTAAAACTTTGGATAAACTCCTTGAAATTATGTATGAGAAAAAACTTTATCATTCATATAATAAACAAGAAAAAAACAAAAAAGAGGCTCTTTTGGAAGATTATGCCTATCTTATAAAAGCTTTGATTGATGCGTACGAGCATACGTATGAAAAAAGATATCTTGATTTTGCGAATAAATTGGCAAAAGAATCTTTAAAATTTAAAAAAGAGTCTTGGTATATGAATGAAGCGAAAAATATAGAAGCGGACTATTCGGACTCTTCATACGCAAGTTCGCTTGGAGTTTTGGCAAACGATTTTTATGATTTGGCGCTTTTGAATTATAGTTTCGAATATCTTAATTTAGCAAGAGAAATCATAAAAAACGGAGGATATTACATAAACAACTATCCTCTTTTTTATCCGAGTATCACCAAAGCAGCGCTCAAAGATATTTATAAAGAGTATGTTATCACTTCTAAAAAGCCGCTATTTGATTATGAGTTTGATTATCCGTATATTTTATGGAAAGAGGGAGAAGATTATGAAATTTGCGTAGTGGATAGATGTCTTAAGCGCTCTTCTTCTCTTGATGAGTTATTAGAGGGAATTCGATAA
- a CDS encoding spherulation-specific family 4 protein, translating to MRYFFILTAFLFLGCNLSVTTDNSKKIIVPQYFYDYNLWDEVAKADIKGYVIINPANGPGDNVDSAYVNDIDNLLYYGKTPIGYIYTKWGDRNLSDVEADVDKWLELYPKIKGFFVDEASNTIDRFSYYQELADYIKSKGDYKIVLNPGTSTNAVYFSIADTIVTYEGLAKDTPSDVCEEYSSQSAIIVYDANESVMRELVNRPCSYFYITDDNDSNPYDSLPSYFDEEIRLLK from the coding sequence ATGAGATATTTTTTTATTTTGACTGCTTTTCTTTTTTTAGGGTGCAATCTTAGCGTAACTACCGATAACTCCAAAAAAATTATAGTTCCTCAATATTTTTATGATTACAATTTATGGGATGAAGTGGCAAAAGCCGATATCAAAGGATATGTAATTATAAATCCCGCAAACGGACCTGGAGATAACGTCGATAGTGCGTATGTAAACGATATCGATAATCTTTTGTATTACGGAAAAACTCCTATCGGGTACATTTATACCAAATGGGGAGATAGAAATTTAAGCGATGTCGAAGCGGATGTGGATAAGTGGCTTGAACTTTATCCGAAAATCAAAGGTTTTTTTGTAGATGAAGCCTCAAATACAATTGATAGATTTTCTTATTATCAAGAACTTGCGGATTATATAAAATCAAAAGGGGATTATAAAATCGTACTTAATCCCGGAACTTCAACGAATGCGGTTTATTTTTCTATTGCCGATACTATCGTAACTTATGAAGGTTTGGCAAAAGATACTCCGAGTGATGTGTGTGAAGAGTATTCGTCACAAAGTGCGATTATCGTTTATGATGCCAACGAAAGCGTAATGAGGGAGCTTGTTAATAGGCCTTGTAGTTATTTTTATATTACCGATGATAATGATTCAAATCCTTACGATTCGCTGCCGAGTTATTTCGATGAGGAAATTCGCCTTTTAAAATGA
- a CDS encoding response regulator transcription factor: MKILLIEDDEKLLESIKEGLKKFDFRVDTATDGEEGLYLASNNQYDVLIVDWMIPKISGIDLIKKLRKDNITTPALILTAKGDVEDKVEGLSVADDYLTKPFDFDELVARLKALYRRSHNISENVLKIADLELNPDTKEVKRAGKHIDLTAKQFELLKYLMINKNKIVPPEMIAENLWELGDEITSNVINVYISHIRKKVDKDHDKKLIKTIRGMGFKISDE; encoded by the coding sequence ATGAAAATCTTACTTATTGAAGATGATGAAAAACTTCTTGAATCTATCAAAGAGGGTCTAAAAAAATTCGACTTTAGAGTTGATACGGCAACTGACGGCGAAGAAGGGCTATATCTTGCTTCGAACAATCAATACGACGTTTTAATTGTGGATTGGATGATACCGAAAATTAGTGGAATCGATTTGATTAAAAAATTAAGAAAAGACAATATTACGACACCGGCTTTAATTCTTACCGCAAAAGGCGATGTTGAAGACAAAGTGGAAGGTTTAAGCGTTGCGGATGATTATTTGACGAAACCTTTCGATTTTGACGAGCTTGTAGCAAGACTGAAGGCTCTATACAGAAGAAGTCACAATATCAGTGAAAACGTACTTAAAATCGCCGATTTAGAGCTCAATCCGGACACGAAAGAAGTAAAAAGAGCCGGAAAACATATCGATTTAACGGCAAAACAATTCGAGTTATTAAAATATTTGATGATTAACAAAAACAAAATCGTCCCACCAGAAATGATTGCCGAAAATCTTTGGGAACTCGGAGATGAAATTACTTCAAACGTAATTAACGTATATATTTCTCACATCAGAAAAAAAGTAGACAAAGACCACGACAAAAAACTTATCAAAACCATTCGCGGTATGGGCTTTAAAATAAGCGATGAATAA
- a CDS encoding glycoside hydrolase family 5 protein, which produces MKKLILFLSVMSLFATTPKIYQQKLGLGIDVNWATFKKYVKHEYYKQAGVFKKLGFQTVRIRFTDPEKFNMTQKEYIEFLKKCVNEAIKNNLTPVLTYGSKTLAQHPTDKNIEKAVKFWREIAKTFKHYPDILSYDLYIEPGKNFNKNPKALVKFYKKAIKAIRKNDKNKIIFIAPIHASNPYYLDILKPIVKKHPKNLMIEWHYYAAGPSLKNKNKKWTTGTQEEKELITKKATFAKKWCEKYHLYSWVGAIMPGDYNKGDHYSYDEQKNFMKAIIDTQNSLKIPFAINADGQFYDYKTGSLKREEVLKFIINYYYYTK; this is translated from the coding sequence ATGAAAAAATTGATTTTATTTTTATCTGTTATGTCACTTTTTGCTACGACACCTAAAATTTACCAACAAAAATTAGGTCTTGGTATCGACGTTAATTGGGCTACTTTCAAAAAATACGTAAAACACGAATACTACAAACAAGCCGGTGTATTTAAAAAGCTGGGCTTTCAAACGGTAAGAATAAGATTCACAGACCCCGAAAAATTCAATATGACTCAAAAAGAGTATATAGAGTTTTTGAAAAAATGCGTAAACGAAGCGATAAAAAACAACTTAACTCCCGTACTTACATACGGCTCTAAAACATTAGCCCAACATCCTACCGACAAAAATATTGAAAAAGCCGTAAAATTTTGGAGAGAAATAGCGAAAACTTTCAAACATTATCCGGATATCTTAAGCTACGACCTATACATTGAACCCGGAAAAAACTTTAATAAAAACCCAAAAGCCCTTGTAAAATTTTATAAAAAAGCCATAAAAGCCATAAGAAAAAACGACAAAAACAAAATTATTTTCATTGCACCTATTCATGCATCAAATCCTTATTATTTAGACATATTAAAACCTATAGTAAAAAAACATCCTAAAAATTTAATGATAGAGTGGCACTACTACGCAGCCGGACCTTCTCTTAAAAATAAAAACAAAAAATGGACAACAGGTACACAGGAAGAGAAAGAACTGATAACAAAAAAAGCGACATTTGCCAAAAAATGGTGTGAAAAATATCATCTTTACAGCTGGGTAGGCGCTATTATGCCCGGAGACTACAATAAAGGAGACCATTACTCATACGACGAGCAAAAAAACTTTATGAAAGCTATTATAGATACTCAAAACAGCTTAAAAATTCCTTTTGCAATTAATGCCGACGGACAATTTTACGATTATAAAACTGGCAGTTTAAAAAGAGAAGAAGTTTTGAAGTTTATTATAAACTACTACTATTACACAAAATAA
- a CDS encoding sensor histidine kinase translates to MNNLRNELFYKFALTVFLIIAFFEGALMFALVKSFDTHLKDKLALVAAEINPTHFNKEALVDIQHKYKVFPLFVRLIKPMNKQQLKNIKLGYKIQKIRINGVREKVLSYSVEKNGYIVQIATLYSTNDDRINIIKTISILISFVIYLIILMIGYKFIDTIAKQIEMSFAKLKRFNSNVSHELKTPLAIMKSEIEVALMNNTKDCEKTLKSMLQEINYINDITEKLLFLTKETKKIKLEDVDLEELILELFEKYAEKIEFELDFGDEEYDIKGDKTLLKMALSNIIENSIKYGANKIVIKLEKNKHKIILTIKDNGIGIPKEKLPFIFDEFYRVDESHNKKIKGFGLGLSIVKNILTLHKAKIKVNSDEGKGVEFIIEFPLITHQEKKSA, encoded by the coding sequence ATGAATAATTTAAGAAACGAACTTTTTTATAAATTCGCCCTTACCGTCTTTTTAATTATCGCCTTTTTCGAGGGCGCTTTGATGTTCGCTCTTGTAAAAAGTTTCGATACCCACCTAAAAGACAAATTGGCTCTCGTAGCCGCAGAAATCAACCCCACTCATTTTAACAAAGAAGCGCTTGTCGATATTCAACATAAATACAAAGTATTCCCGCTTTTTGTACGTCTTATAAAACCTATGAATAAACAGCAGCTAAAAAATATCAAATTAGGCTACAAAATCCAAAAAATCAGAATCAACGGCGTAAGAGAAAAAGTACTCTCTTATTCGGTCGAAAAAAACGGATATATCGTCCAAATAGCCACACTCTATTCGACAAACGACGACAGGATAAATATCATCAAAACTATCTCGATTTTAATCAGTTTCGTAATCTATTTAATAATTTTGATGATAGGTTATAAATTTATCGATACAATAGCAAAACAGATTGAAATGAGTTTTGCAAAGCTAAAACGATTCAATTCAAACGTCTCTCACGAACTAAAAACTCCTCTTGCAATTATGAAAAGCGAAATCGAAGTGGCTCTTATGAATAATACCAAAGATTGTGAAAAGACCCTAAAATCAATGCTTCAAGAGATAAATTACATCAACGACATAACGGAAAAACTGCTCTTTTTAACAAAAGAGACCAAAAAAATAAAATTAGAAGATGTGGATTTAGAAGAGCTGATTTTGGAGCTTTTTGAAAAATATGCAGAAAAAATAGAGTTCGAACTCGACTTCGGCGACGAGGAATACGACATAAAAGGCGACAAAACACTTCTTAAAATGGCTCTTAGCAATATAATCGAAAACTCGATTAAATACGGAGCCAACAAAATCGTAATCAAACTCGAAAAAAACAAACACAAAATAATCTTAACGATAAAAGACAACGGAATCGGAATTCCAAAAGAGAAACTTCCTTTTATTTTCGACGAATTTTATAGAGTCGACGAATCTCACAACAAAAAAATAAAAGGTTTCGGTCTTGGACTTAGTATCGTAAAAAACATCCTAACTCTTCATAAAGCGAAAATAAAAGTAAACAGCGACGAAGGAAAAGGAGTAGAGTTTATTATCGAATTCCCTCTAATAACTCATCAAGAGAAGAAGAGCGCTTAA
- the tsaD gene encoding tRNA (adenosine(37)-N6)-threonylcarbamoyltransferase complex transferase subunit TsaD, translating into MLLAIESSCDDSSIAVMDIKTKELLFHKKISQELQHSKYGGVVPELASRLHAEALPKILSETKEYFPKLKAVCVTNAPGLSVTLQEGVMMAKALSIALNLPLIGVNHLIGHIYSLFIGKEEIKPLMVLLVSGGHTKILQFNGIDDVCEIATTLDDSFGESFDKVAKMLKLGYPGGPIIEELAKEGEDVVSLPLPLKNSPKIEFSYSGIKNAVRLAIESGKYRDEDIAHSFQKKAIEHLVFMSKRAIKKYRPKNFAIVGGASANKVLRSEFEKLSKKFDFNLLYPEMKFTSDNAAMIARAGVEMYNKGMFTDYKNLKVMPRVEFGKCE; encoded by the coding sequence ATGTTACTTGCTATCGAGAGTAGTTGCGATGATTCGAGTATTGCCGTTATGGATATAAAAACAAAAGAGCTGCTTTTTCACAAAAAAATCTCCCAAGAATTACAGCACAGCAAATACGGCGGCGTAGTGCCGGAGCTAGCGAGCAGACTTCATGCCGAAGCACTTCCTAAGATTTTAAGCGAAACAAAAGAGTATTTCCCTAAACTAAAGGCAGTTTGCGTAACGAATGCTCCGGGACTAAGCGTTACACTTCAAGAGGGTGTTATGATGGCAAAAGCGCTTTCAATCGCTCTGAATTTGCCGTTAATAGGCGTTAATCATCTAATAGGGCATATTTATTCGCTTTTTATCGGAAAAGAAGAGATAAAACCTTTAATGGTGCTTTTGGTTAGCGGCGGACATACGAAAATATTGCAATTTAACGGAATAGACGACGTTTGCGAAATCGCAACTACTCTTGATGACAGCTTTGGCGAAAGCTTTGATAAAGTAGCAAAAATGCTGAAATTAGGGTATCCGGGAGGTCCTATTATAGAAGAGCTTGCTAAAGAGGGAGAGGATGTTGTTTCGCTTCCTTTGCCTCTTAAAAACTCTCCTAAAATCGAATTTAGCTATTCGGGTATCAAAAACGCCGTAAGACTTGCTATTGAAAGCGGGAAATACAGAGATGAAGATATTGCTCACTCTTTTCAAAAAAAAGCGATTGAACATCTTGTTTTTATGTCAAAAAGAGCTATTAAAAAATACAGACCGAAAAATTTTGCGATTGTAGGCGGTGCGAGTGCGAATAAGGTCTTAAGAAGTGAGTTTGAAAAACTCTCAAAAAAGTTTGATTTTAATCTTTTATATCCTGAAATGAAATTCACTTCCGATAATGCGGCTATGATAGCAAGAGCCGGGGTTGAGATGTATAATAAAGGGATGTTTACGGATTATAAAAACTTAAAAGTGATGCCAAGAGTGGAGTTTGGAAAATGTGAATGA